From one Triticum urartu cultivar G1812 chromosome 3, Tu2.1, whole genome shotgun sequence genomic stretch:
- the LOC125545496 gene encoding SUPPRESSOR OF ABI3-5 isoform X4: MDRGRYAPQHGWENNSAPDGYGAINEPDFRAGESYIGRRYVDEGFPSDRRGGFGPDIHDRNMYPPPPSAGTMWSQPRRNFDEEFATTKEYRRNKRIGSRDRGEFGAEFADRYQGGEDNYERDHQYGRYSCDSDYERSRRDSSRRRLDSFEHERERKGLSHERDESPYVRHSRSRSRGRDNRSRSRSRSWSPRGKSRNWGQRDGFYDDTRFERRGEQDWDERRHDDLVAPSATVVLKGLSQKTNEDDLYQILAEYGPLRSVRVIKERPSGVSRGFAFIDFPTVEAARKMKEATGDNGLLIDGRQIFSEYSSKPTGGTSGDSFGQEHITRSTYGRRTISTACDWICTICGCMNFARRTSCFQCNEPRTDDAPPADAASSIQPFGKRGSEIGPTHVLVVRGLDENADEEMLRYEFAKHAPIKDIRLVRDKFTHVSRGFAFVHFHSVEDATKALEATNGIRHEKNGQVLRVAYAKSTLGPASVASQSNSLAAAAIEAASFAQQYDAVGWAPKEYNAEDNVDGNSESQKDVSAPQSGFVWDEKSGYYFDSSSGFYYDGNTGLYYDSNVGVWYSYDQKTQQYLPCNESNNNKATGDMANESQSNGGKKVVISAPAATVKQSEKTSLPEAVQAAANAALAAEKKEKEKAKEIKLASKTNLLANKKKMNNVLAMWKQRNKEGQATHVALDDKEPSRSVVDKLNNSSSAIGFSLKAKPKSDIGNSKDMNLVAGYNSLGRETGGSQILDSDIKPRPVSNSLGTTVMGVIRGSGRGAVNTFHASSDAGGSISSDITASTSVLMTNTEIHTASTPFKTDLSSLGSYASPAVSGSAKRRFSEAPGQSQYRDRAAERRSLYGSTSSLPNDGLDTTFIY, encoded by the exons ATGGATCGTGGGCGATATGCTCCACAGCATGGATGGGAGAACAACAGT GCACCTGATGGGTATGGCGCCATTAATGAGCCAGACTTTAG GGCTGGTGAATCCTACATTGGTAGGAGATATGTGGATGAAGGCTTTCCTAGTGATCGAAGGGGTGGATTTGGTCCAGATATACATGATAGAAATATGTATCCACCACCACCCTCTGCTGGCACCATGTGGTCTCAGCCTCGAAGAAATTTCGATGAAGAATTTGCAACTACAAAAGAGTACAGAAG GAACAAAAGGATTGGAAGTAGAGATCGTGGGGAGTTTGGTGCTGAGTTTGCAGACCGTTACCAAGGCGGAGAAGATAACTATGAGAGAGATCATCAATACGGACGCTACAGCTGTGATTCGGACTATGAGAGGAGCAGGAGAGATAGTAGTCGGAGAAGACTTGACTCGTTTGAGCATGAACGTGAAAGAAAAGGGTTAAGTCATGAAAGAGACGAAAGCCCATATGTCCGCCATAGCCGTTCTCGGTCACGTGGGCGTGATAACCGATCAAGATCTCGGTCAAGGTCATGGTCTCCACGTGGCAAAAGTCGTAATTGGGGCCAAAGGGATGGCTTCTATGATGATACTCGCTTTGAGAGAAGAGGAGAACAGGACTGGGATGAAAGAAGGCATGATGATTTGGTG GCGCCATCTGCGACTGTTGTTCTTAAGGGTCTGTCCCAGAAGACCAATGAAGATGACCTATATCAGATTCTT GCTGAGTATGGCCCTCTTCGTAGTGTGCGTGTGATCAAGGAACGACCCTCCGGCGTGTCTCGAGGATTTGCTTTTATTGACTTCCCTACTGTG GAAGCTGCCCGCAAAATGAAGGAAGCTACTGGAGACAATGGCCTTCTAATTGATGGTAGGCAGATATTTTCTGAGTACAG TAGTAAACCAACTGGTGGGACGAGTGGTGATTCTTTTGGACAAGAACATATTACGAGGTCTACCTACGGGCGCAGGACCATATCCACAGCATGTGATTGGATATGTACTATATGTGGCTGTATGAATTTTGCCCGCAGAACCTCCTGTTTTCAG TGCAACGAGCCACGTACTGACGATGCTCCACCAGCTGATGCAGCATCTTCCATTCAACCGTTTGGCAAACGGGGATCTGAAATAG GTCCAACTCATGTCTTAGTTGTTCGTGGTCTGGATGAAAATGCTGACGAGGAAATGCTTCGATATGAATTTGCTAAACATGCTCCAATAAAG GATATCCGGCTTGTTCGGGACAAATTTACTCATGTGTCTAGAGGTTTTGCATTTGTTCATTTTCATTCG GTTGAAGATGCCACGAAAGCTCTTGAAGCTACAAATGGGATTAGACATGAGAAAAATGGCCAGGTGTTACGTGTAGCCTATGCTAAAAGCACGCTTGGACCTGCATCGGTGGCTTCACAGTCAAACAGCCTTGCTGCAGCAGCCATCGAGGCTGCATCATTTGCCCAGCAG TATGATGCTGTGGGTTGGGCCCCAAAAGAGTACAATGCTGAGGACAATGTAGATGGTAATTCAGAATCTCAGAAAGATGTTTCTGCTCCACAGTCCGGATTTGTTTGGGATGAGAAATCGGGCTATTACTTTGATTCTTCTTCTGGATTCTATTATGATGGAAATACTG GCCTTTACTACGACAGTAATGTTGGAGTTTGGTATTCGTATGATCAGAAAACTCAACAGTATCTTCCATGTAATGAAAGCAACAACAATAAGGCAACCGGGGACATGGCCAATGAAAGTCAAAGTAATGGCGGTAAGAAAGTGGTGATTTCTGCACCTGCAGCCACGGTTAAACAAAGTGAGAAAACTTCATTGCCTGAAGCTGTTCAAGCTGCGGCCAATGCAGCGTTGGCTGctgaaaagaaagaaaaagagaaagcAAAGGAGATAAAGTTGGCCTCGAAAACTAATCTTTTAGCCAATAAGAAGAAGATGAATAATGTCCTAGCAATGTGGAAGCAAAGGAATAAAGAAGGCCAGGCTACACATGTTGCCCTTGATGATAAGGAACCATCCAGATCCGTTGTTGACAAATTAAACAATTCATCCAGTGCGATTGGATTCTCATTGAAGGCCAAACCTAAGTCTGATATTGGAAATTCTAAGGACATGAACTTGGTTGCTGGATATAATTCTCTTGGCCGCGAAACTGGAGGCTCTCAAATACTGGATTCTGACATAAAGCCTAGGCCTGTTAGTAATAGCTTAGGAACTACTGTTATGGGTGTGATAAGAGGTTCTGGCAGGGGAGCAGTCAACACATTTCATGCATCATCTGATGCTGGTGGCAGTATTTCTTCTGATATAACCGCAAGCACAAGTGTGCTAATGACAAACACCGAGATACACACTGCTTCCACACCCTTCAAAACAGATTTATCTTCTCTAGGATCATATGCTTCACCTGCAGTTTCTGGGAGTGCTAAGCGACGGTTCTCCGAGGCACCAGGGCAATCTCAGTACAGAGATCGGGCTGCAGAAAGACGAAGTCTATATGGATCAACTTCATCGCTTCCCAATGATGGACTGGATACAA CCTTTATTTATTAG